From the Lepisosteus oculatus isolate fLepOcu1 chromosome 1, fLepOcu1.hap2, whole genome shotgun sequence genome, one window contains:
- the znf638 gene encoding zinc finger protein 638 isoform X1, whose amino-acid sequence MASLAGEMPKSSRKFSAQEGVPSAISSPCPALPDPANRFALFLESCVPVANSLNFGIGSPLLLGPPSLQLAQLKTQLALHQLNAVTSGNHTSPALSLLNLLKVTMSHPMYNPRGPFPSQRPLVSTQFGMSNPPGMDMSGGCVGPQGMGATGMMSQMMPQQMGFQLPQRNAPVSQDLESSIDMHIRGAREEVRMLNQMLQQQKMDPRLRKKTREDILPAGPGFVGQSVANRADDQGPDWSVYQNSQTKLFSSQMLTQPAPSTKVFPSSGFGGPPERMQGERGGSENQPVLIPGERQQHRYTTESATSILASFGLSNEDLELLSHYPDEQLTPDNLPFILRDIRVRKSKINFPEVEQSQARSGTQERLGSEPRQSKVIDYGHSSKFGYSEGGRDGFKREHLAKEMAKADFASSGASSKFPMEGSSSSFSSGKGRGLPLPKKLPMDASKKQPGGEVEQSRRARDPASQKPAAPGMATPSSSMSRSNPIGLVEGSGVVKPGYLAQKTAWAPPFPLSDSSAAKRLPTPTMMNDYYAASPRIFPHTCSLCNVECMVMKDWIEHQNNSLHIDSCRHLRKQYPDWNPEAISNLRNESRGSPERRCAKRRTRSSSRSWSRSLSPWRYRGRSGSRGRGRRSRSRSLSRSPRRYRRSRTRSRSRSPRSPRRGSRLSPLHPRRRSRSPPPRRSPSPRYLRRSPARGPRRLSPRRRHRSSSSERLAKKLIESTGLSVSENTTLEAMMQSLAPAILAELAKKKVVSSSSSRSNVAGIKSSKTLSSPSAKKSEAVGKSSSVSMAKFGSLAKHGPSVAKSSSFSAGKSSSSSSKGPAASSNKEGEVTPKMVKVKKKSALPANTVIRLKDLPFGVSQPDILEVMKPYGKVTSAVVSKDSEQATVVMEKEEEAKAFMETIKRAPFFIQGKSVRIFLEKSEAVVKETKKLSNTKKKEMPKTSTQTKVPAVKKTDVLIYCTGNPPVKAKDKKKCVIQISGLPESDYTEEEITKLAVPFGFTSELIISPSHGKAFMELPDVESGEAMVNTYKSAPVKIKESELTITLIKRPVDLQCSEVQFREVLGLDKSADATGLAERLVIVSNVPRSTRAGKEVQDLVKKFGTWKHCVIVNNKITFEMQTAASAKAVYQWFTKFPCIIQNNPLTFSLSAKVPVKEEVKKEKKEKPELKSTKGGGRPMQAMKKAAAGTKPSASATARAKTAVQAKAQTTTMASTDTAKPAASTTTSNTAPTPGHSASLAAGPAVPTSGPSTPAAAEPAVKVESTASALPAAVAEACSASASSRQPSAIETQPQPVASASQLFDTAKPGEATGLKAGSEEPTASQGGAEDKLRASSGTEDQHDQPKAGGPTTEDESSPATGKARKEATSVEDVSAQAASCGETEKGPSILNEASTTMGGTEFFPAQVVNSTGQAMHHTNSGKSELVGASAAPTCQASSDPFISSNTATFNEGDARPSSTVKTELPPPVDSLTPTEQTVSVKEPADSRLPVDSGGHKPALTVSTRNAQSAESEDSSVPAKTAAETGLSTMKVMAADPRAAKAEDHRQTKDSVTLESGALVGSAAPGVPEQRTVQTPKQAKSPSSLTPVRVKEEGAFEFPQDEDTKCLEFPPVTEEILRALEAAVHECRMRSSMRRGGGVSSEQLSHRESDAKAAPSKGSSRPGARRGDPGSDREPRGQEDEPLGDRPGTAVRKAGSAKGHRGVQAGSPSSGTKRGRELEDQDRRSSSHEESKRKSYSSGKSTRSSRSSTKSRHNKPTEEWMEDSSPFTEETVGMFPFDLDEFVTVDEVGDEGEGEPRKEQEPDPELPVEEGVLSRHHSPPAPEPPGKRRRPGSADAKQKKLAPKTHKLQKKSPKVSAAKAKLQKKGAKAGGCKVQAKGKAVPPAAVEEAPQPADRAAEPDSQQEDSASPLGKGEEVEKEPQTETQSFPAADSPHEPATQPSAPATAGESTAKDKPQKCKQAAKELQKAAAAAEDKAQDVSAVTTAEGEVKKTAAAIARQPDKSLEPATAGEAGQGAPEPETDASPEEDSSEVAAVVRKAPAMVTLDEVSEEEEDYPEDDEEERLQRGLVGVCDSEALVTVDEIGGEDDPFLHAVRDLQALVTLDEIVEEEGSGSPNPESFPFGLGDESEDAFLPEQILVTLDETKGDDEEAAEENGKCLEPMEELKPQSPGPPAETSKQVEEWLCEEEEELPELSFVTVDEVVEEEEETEKRQLLEELPCPLQKGAGRPKKRRRQAAATLVRKPGRGRQQASWTAAEVKEEEPETQAEADFNPVDAAPRPSVPQDPAFDATGSLSLRDTLQEPSPGAVKQEPEPSRETEHEPSRTPQLRTGPSELPASAELSKVKLEPFDPTYLVDSKADRSLVVNQERPDTRVKEESKLRQDTVELEEPQLKKPRSAFPLSSNFKMPPFNPQSPIGLEFVVPKTGFFCKLCSLFYGSEEAAKKMHCSSLKHYQNMEKFLSKLRAQQADDTT is encoded by the exons CTTTGCGTTGTTCTTGGAAAGTTGTGTGCCTGTTGCGAATTCCTTGAACTTTGGCATTGGGAGCCCACTACTGTTGGGCCCCCCATCTTTGCAGCTGGCCCAGCTTAAGACACAGCTGGCCTTGCACCAGTTGAACGCGGTCACCTCTGGTAACCACACTTCTCCTGCCTTGTCACTGCTCAACCTGCTGAAGGTCACCATGTCTCACCCAATGTACAATCCCAGAGGCCCCTTCCCTAGCCAGAGACCCTTGGTTTCCACCCAGTTTGGCATGAGCAACCCCCCTGGGATGGACATGAGTGGTGGGTGCGTTGGACCTCAGGGTATGGGGGCCACAGGAATGATGTCCCAGATGATGCCTCAGCAGATGGGTTTCCAGTTGCCCCAGCGCAACGCACCAGTGTCTCAGGACTTGGAATCCTCTATAGACATGCACATCCGTGGGGCCAGAGAGGAGGTCCGAATGCTTAACCAAATGCTGCAGCAGCAGAAAATGGATCCCCGCCTGCGGAAGAAGACAAGAGAAGATATCTTGCCAGCAGGGCCGGGCTTTGTTGGGCAGAGTGTGGCTAACAGAGCAGACGACCAAGGCCCAGACTGGTCCGTCTATCAGAATTCGCAAACAAAGCTCTTTTCATCGCAGATGCTGACGCAGCCAGCTCCGTCTACTAAGGTTTTCCCATCCTCTGGGTTTGGAGGTCCACCTGAGAGGATgcaaggagagagaggaggttcGGAGAACCAGCCAGTACTGATTCCCGGAGAGAGACAGCAACACAGGTACACCACAGAGAGTGCTACGAGCATCCTGGCCAGTTTTGGGCTGTCAAACGAGGACCTGGAATTGCTGAGCCACTACCCGGATGAACAGCTTACTCCAGACAATCTGCCATTCATTTTACGGGACATCAGGGTCAGGAAGTCGAAGATAAATTTTCCTGAGGTCGAGCAGTCACAAGCTAGATCTGGTACCCAAGAGCGCCTAGGCAGCGAGCCTCGCCAGAGCAAGGTCATTGACTATGGACACTCGAGCAAGTTCGGCTACTCCGAGGGCGGCCGGGACGGCTTCAAACGGGAGCACTTGGCTAAAGAAATGGCGAAGGCAGATTTTGCTTCCTCTGGAGCATCCTCGAAATTTCCGATGGAGGGGTCAAGCTCTTCTTTCTCGAGCGGGAAGGGTCGCGGTCTGCCTCTGCCTAAGAAGCTGCCGATGGACGCGAGTAAGAAACAGCCCGGCGGTGAAGTGGAGCAATCGAGGAGAGCGAGAGACCCTGCCTCACAAAAGCCAGCGGCGCCCGGCATGGCCACTCCTTCTTCCAGCATGTCCAGAAGCAATCCCATCGGCCTGGTGGAAGGCAGTGGAGTGGTGAAGCCGGGTTACCTCGCGCAGAAAACGGCCTGGGCCCCACCCTTCCCCCTGAGTGACTCTTCAGCTGCCAAGAGACTGCCTACTCCAACCATGATGAATGATTACTACGCTGCCTCCCCGAGAATCTTTCCCCATACTTGTTCTCTGTGTAACGTAGAATGTATGGTGATGAAG GATTGGATTGAGCACCAGAACAACAGCCTTCATATTGACAGCTGCAGACACTTGCGCAAACA GTACCCCGACTGGAACCCGGAGGCCATTTCCAATCTGAG GAATGAGTCCCGCGGCTCTCCCGAGCGCCGGTGCGCGAAGCGCCGGACCCGATCCAGCAGCCGGTCATGGTCCCGCTCCCTCAGCCCGTGGCGGTACCGGGGGCGCTCGGGGTCGAGGGGCCGGGGGCGGCGGTCGCGCTCCCGCTCGCTGTCGCGCAGCCCGCGCCGGTACCGGCGCAGCCGAACGCGCAGCCGGTCCCGCAGCCCCCGCAGCCCGCGCCGCGGCTCCCGGCTCAGCCCCCTGCACCCCCGCCGTCGCTCTCGCAGCCCCCCGCCCCGCCGCTCCCCGTCCCCTCGCTACTTGCGCCGCTCGCCCGCCCGCGGCCCGCGCCGGCTGAGCCCCCGCCGGCGGCACCGGTCCTCCAGCAGCGAGAGGCTGGCCAAGAAGCTCATCGAGTCCACCG GATTGTCTGTCTCTGAGAACACAACGCTGGAGGCTATGATGCAGTCTCTGGCCCCAGCCATTCTAGCAGAGCTGGCCAAGAAGAAGGTGGTGAGCTCTTCCTCCTCCAGATCTAATGTTGCTGGCATCAAGAGCTCCAAgaccctctcctctccctctgccaAGAAGAGTGAGGCCGTAGGAAAATCCAGCTCAGTATCTATGGCAAAATTCGGCTCCTTGGCAAAACACGGGCCTTCAGTAGCCAAATCCAGCTCTTTTTCAGCAGGCAAATCCAGCTCTTCTTCATCAAAGGGACCAGCAGCATCCTCTAACAAGGAAGGGGAGGTGACTCCCAAA ATGGTGAAAGTCAAGAAGAAAAGTGCTCTGCCTGCCAATACAGTCATTCGCCTCAAGGATTTGCCTTTTGGCGTCAGTCAGCCGGACATTTTAGAAGTGATGAAGCCCTATGGAAAAGTCACTTCAGCTGTGGTCTCGAAGGATTCCGAGCAG GCTACTGTGGTGatggagaaggaggaggaggccaAAGCCTTCATGGAGACGATTAAGCGCGCACCCTTTTTCATCCAAGGGAAATCGGTCAGGATCTTCTTGGAGAAGAGT GAGGcagttgtaaaggaaacaaagaagctGTCCAACACTAAAAA GAAAGAAATGCCCAAAACCTCCACACAAACAAAAGTTCcagctgttaaaaaaacag atgttcttatttactgtacaggtAACCCTCCTGTGAAGGCAAAGGATAAAAAA AAATGTGTCATTCAGATCTCTGGTCTTCCTGAAAGTGACTACACCGAAGAAGAAATCACTAAGCTTGCTGTACCATTTGGGTTTACCTCAGAGCTTATTATATCACCTTCACATGGCAAG GCTTTCATGGAGCTGCCAGATGTGGAGTCAGGGGAAGCTATGGTCAACACTTACAAGTCCGCCCCTGTGAAGATCAAGGAGAGTGAGCTGACCATTACTCTGATAAAAAGACCTGTGGATCTGCAGTGTTCG GAGGTGCAGTTCCGAGAGGTTCTTGGACTGGACAAATCTGCG GACGCCACTGGTCTGGCCGAGAGGCTGGTCATTGTCAGCAATGTGCCGAGGAGCACCCGAGCTGGTAAAGAGGTGCAGGACCTGGTGAAGAAGTTTGGCACCTGGAAGCACTGTGTCATTGTCAACAACAAG atCACTTTTGAAATGCAGACTGCAGCTTCTGCCAAGGCAGTATATCAGTGGTTCACGAAGTTCCCCTGCATTATTCAGAACAACCCTCTCACTTTCTCACTGTCTGCAAAGGTTCCTGTTAAAGAAGAG gttaaaaaggagaaaaaagaaaaaccggaattaaaaag TACCAAAGGAGGAGGCAGACCTATGCAAGCAATGAAGAAAGCTGCTGCTGGCACAAAGCCTTCTGCCTCGGCCACAGCCAGAGCCAAAACTGCAGTCCAGGCAAAGGCTCAGACAACCACCATGGCTTCCACAGACACCGCAAAACCCGCCGCGTCCACCACCACGAGCAACACTGCCCCAACTCCCGGACACTCTGCTAGTCTTGCCGCAGGCCCTGCTGTGCCCACTTCGGGCCCCAGCACACCTGCCGCTGCCGAGCCTGCTGTGAAAGTCGAGAGCACGGCCTCAGCGCTGCCTGCAGCCGTGGCTGAAGCCTGCAGTGCGTCAGCCTCCTCCCGCCAGCCATCTGCAATCGAAACCCAGCCTCAGCCCGTGGCTTCGGCTTCGCAGCTCTTTGACACAGCCAAGCCTGGTGAAGCCACAGGCCTGAAGGCGGGAAgcgaagagcccactgcttctcAGGGCGGAGCTGAGGACAAGCTGCGTGCCAGCTCTGGGACAGAAGACCAGCATGATCAGCCTAAAGCTGGTGGTCCAACAACAGAAGATGAGAGCAGCCCAGCAACTGGCAAAGCAAGGAAAGAGGCAACATCTGTTGAAGATGTCTCTGCTCAGGCTGCGTCTTGTGGCGAAACTGAAAAAGGTCCCAGCATTTTGAATGAAGCCAGTACAACAATGGGAGGGACAGAATTTTTTCCAGCTCAGGTTGTGAATTCCACTGGGCAAGCAATGCATCATACAAATTCGGGTAAGTCAGAATTGGTAGGTGCATCAGCAGCTCCCACATGTCAAGCTTCCTCTGATCCATTTATTTCAAGCAATACAGCAACATTCAATGAAGGCGATGCAAGACCAAGTAGCACAGTTAAAACAGAGTTGCCACCTCCTGTAGATTCCTTAACCCCCACTGAGCAGACTGTATCAGTTAAGGAACCTGCCGATTCCAGGCTTCCTGTGGACAGTGGTGGCCACAAACCAGCACTCACAGTGAGCACAAGGAACGCACAGTCCGCTGAATCTGAGGACAGCTCTGTTCCAGCAAAGACTGCTGCAGAAACTGGCCTGAGCACGATGAAAGTGATGGCTGCTGACCCCAGAGCTGCTAAAGCTGAGGATCACAGGCAGACCAAGGACAGCGTCACTCTGGAGTCTGGAGCTTTGGTGGGCTCTGCGGCACCCGGTGTCCCAGAACAAAGAACGGTGCAAACGCCAAAGCAGGCTAAGAGCCCATCCAGCTTGACCCCTGTCAGAGTGAAGGAAGAGGGAGCTTTTGAATTTCCTCAAGATGAGGACACCAAGTGCCTTGAGTTCCCCCCCGTGACAGAGGAAATCCTCAGGGCTCTGGAGGCAGCGGTTCACGAGTGCCGCATGCGGTCATCGATGAGGCGTGGCGGCGGCGTGAGCTCAGAGCAGCTCTCGCACAGAGAGAGCGACGCCAAGGCTGCCCCGAGCAAGGGAAGCTCCAGGCCAGGGGCCCGGAGGGGAGACCCGGGCTCGGACAGGGAGCCCCGGGGCCAGGAGGACGAACCGCTGGGGGACAGGCCCGGCACAGCAGTGCGCAAGGCGGGCTCCGCCAAGGGGCACAGGGGGGTGCAGGCCGGCAGCCCCAGCTCCGGCACCAAAAGGGGAAGGGAACTGGAGGACCAGGACAGGAGGTCTTCCAGCCACGAGGAGAGCAAGCGCAAG agCTACAGCTCTGGCAAATCTACCCGGTCGTCGCGGAGCAGCACCAAATCACGGCACAACAAACCA ACAGAGGAATGGATGGAAGATTCGTCACCGTTTACCGAAGAGACGGTGGGCATGTTTCCATTTGACCTGGACGAGTTCGTCACGGTGGATGAGGTGGGAGACGAGGGAGAGGGGGAGCCCAGGAAAGAGCAGGAGCCAGACCCCGAGCTGCCCGTGGAAGAAGGGGTGTTGTCCAGGCACCACTCTCCTCCTGCCCCTGAGCCTCCTGGCAAGCGCAGGAGGCCTGGGTCCGCGGACGCCAAACAGAAGAAACTTGCTCCGAAAACCCACAAGCTGCAGAAAAAATCGCCCAAAGTTTCAGCTGCCAAAGCAAAGCTGCAGAAGAAAGGTGCGAAAGCAGGGGGCTGCAAGGTGCAAGCTAAAGGCAAGGCAGTACCTCCCGCTGCTGTGGAAGAAGCCCCACAGCCGGCCGACAGGGCTGCGGAGCCAGACAGCCAGCAGGAGGACTCGGCCAGTCCCCTAGGCAAGGGAGAAGAGGTGGAGAAGGAACCACAGACGGAAACGCAATCCTTTCCTGCTGCAGACAGCCCCCACGAGCCTGCAACACAACCTTCAGCACCCGCAACAGCAGGAGAAAGCACAGCCAAGGACAAGCCTCAGAAATGTAAACAGGCAGCGAAGGAGCTACAGAAGGCAGCAGCGGCAGCAGAGGATAAAGCTCAGGATGTCTCTGCAGTCACAACAGCGGAAGGAGAAGTGAAGAAAACTGCTGCTGCTATTGCCAGACAGCCAGACAAGTCTCTGGAACCCGCCACGGCTGGAGAGGCTGGGCAGGGAGCTCCAGAGCCCGAGACCGATGCCTCACCGGAGGAGGACAGCTCGGAAGTGGCTGCTGTGGTGCGTAAGGCACCTGCAATGGTGACGCTGGATGAGGtgagcgaggaggaggaggattaCCCTGAGGATGATGAGGAGGAGCGGCTACAGCGGGGCTTGGTTGGTGTCTGTGACTCGGAGGCTCTGGTGACCGTTGACGAGATCGGGGGTGAGGATGACCCCTTCCTGCACGCAGTGAGGGACCTGCAGGCCCTTGTCACGCTGGACGAGATCGTGGAGGAGGAGGGCAGCGGGAGTCCCAACCCCGAGTCCTTCCCATTTGGCCTAGGGGATGAGTCCGAGGATGCCTTCCTGCCAGAG CAGATTCTGGTGACCCTGGATGAGACAAAGGGTGATGATGAAGAGGCAGCAGAGGAAAATGGGAAGTGTCTTGAGCCAATGGAGGAGCTCAAGCCACAGTCCCCAGGCCCCCCAG CAGAGACCAGCAAGCAGGTGGAGGAGTGGCtgtgtgaggaagaggaggagcttCCTGAGTTGAGCTTTGTCACTGTGGATGAGGTtgtggaggaagaggaagagactGAGAAGCGGCAGCTATTGGAAGAGCTGCCGTGTCCCCTCCAGAAGGGAGCAGGCCGGCCCAAGAAGAGGCGCCGTCAGGCCGCTG CCACTCTGGTGAGGAAGCCTGGGCGAGGGCGACAGCAAGCCAGCTGGACAGCGGCTGAAGTGAAGGAGGAGGAGCCCGAAACCCAGGCAGAAGCGGATTTTAACCCTGTGGATGCAGCTCCCCGTCCTTCTGTGCCACAGGACCCAGCCTTTGATGCTACAGGATCCCTGTCACTCAGAGACACTCTGCAGGAGCCCAGTCCAGGAGCAGTGAAACAGGAACCTGAACCTAGTAGAGAAACTGAACATGAGCCCTCAAGGACTCCTCAGCTGAGGACTGGTCCCAGTGAACTCCCTGCATCAGCGGAGCTCTCCAAGGTCAAGCTGGAGCCCTTTGACCCCACTTACCTAGTGGACAGCAAAGCAGACAGGAGTCTTGTGGTGAACCAAGAGCGCCCAGACACCAGAGTCAAAG AAGAGTCCAAACTGCGACAGGACACGGTTGAACTGGAGGAGCCCCAGCTGAAGAAACCGCGATCTGCCTTTCCCTTATCCAGCAACTTCAAGATGCCTCCCTTCAACCCCCAGAGCCCTATTG GATTGGAATTCGTGGTTCCAAAGACGGGTTTCTTTTGCAAGCTGTGCTCCTTGTTCTATGGTAGTGAGGAGGCAGCCAAGAAGATGCACTGCAGCAGCCTGAAACACTACCAGAACATGGAG AAATTCCTTTCTAAGCTGAGAGCACAGCAAGCTGATGACACGACATAA